The Candidatus Acidulodesulfobacterium acidiphilum genome contains a region encoding:
- a CDS encoding carbon-nitrogen hydrolase family protein, giving the protein MRIKICGVQMSPSADIHSSALKAIDFLAMAAKNKAGIVCFPELFLMNWFLQNNSPDNMDAHYKTAEDLNGKTISLFREQAKRFNIVTIVPFFEKLENKYYNSSAVIDEEGGIVGVYRKIHLPELEYYKEKSYFSSGDEIPVFKTKYGNIGIQMGWDNFYPESSRILALKGADIIFAPTASAFNTNGKWFLSISASAFLNGLYILRVNRVGRDKPLDFYGKSFCVSPDGSIINDFAGINECAVIYNIDTDEVKSARKNWPFMENRNKMAYKDIINY; this is encoded by the coding sequence ATGAGAATTAAAATTTGCGGCGTACAGATGTCTCCTTCTGCGGATATACATTCATCCGCATTGAAAGCTATAGATTTTTTGGCTATGGCGGCAAAAAATAAAGCCGGCATAGTCTGCTTTCCAGAGCTTTTTTTAATGAACTGGTTTCTGCAGAATAATTCTCCCGACAATATGGACGCGCATTATAAAACAGCCGAAGATTTAAACGGAAAAACTATAAGTTTGTTCAGAGAGCAGGCAAAAAGATTTAATATAGTAACAATAGTTCCTTTTTTTGAAAAATTAGAAAACAAATATTACAACAGTTCCGCCGTTATCGACGAAGAAGGCGGAATTGTCGGCGTTTATCGCAAGATTCACCTTCCGGAATTAGAATATTATAAAGAAAAGTCTTATTTTTCAAGCGGCGACGAAATTCCGGTTTTTAAAACTAAATACGGCAATATTGGGATACAGATGGGCTGGGATAATTTTTACCCGGAATCTTCAAGGATTTTAGCGCTTAAAGGAGCGGATATTATTTTTGCGCCGACGGCATCCGCTTTTAATACTAACGGCAAATGGTTTTTGTCTATTTCTGCCTCGGCTTTTCTTAACGGTTTGTATATCTTAAGGGTTAACAGGGTAGGAAGGGATAAGCCTTTAGATTTTTATGGAAAGTCTTTTTGTGTCTCGCCCGACGGAAGTATAATAAACGACTTTGCCGGAATAAATGAATGCGCCGTTATTTATAATATCGATACCGATGAAGTCAAATCGGCAAGAAAAAACTGGCCGTTTATGGAAAACCGAAATAAAATGGCGTATAAAGATATTATTAATTATTAG
- the typA gene encoding translational GTPase TypA, translating into MNFQEKIRNIAVVAHVDHGKTTLIDKMLKESISKRDFEALSERAMDSDELEKERGITILSKCTGIKYKDYRINIVDTPGHGDFGSEVERVLAMVDGVLLLVDAFDGPMPQTRFILKKCFEYNLHVLLVINKIDRPGARPEEVLEMVYDLFLELGGENVNLDFPVIYASAKEGYAIKDLKVQGEERFKDKLNPLFDAIIDFIPHPPILNKPELEFLVTSIGHDDFLGATAIGIVKAGKLKVNDSVYLYNAKDELIKTKPNKIFLFDGLKRTETDEINEGDIALVAGLTGVNAGDYIVNDKPIAPLQRIKIDEPVILVNFIVNKSPFCGKEGKLVTTRQLRERLFKEVSNNVGLKVVETGDETVFDVYGRGLLHLSILIEKMRREGFEFAVSKPKGVIKEIDGKKMEPYELLYITVKDEFTGGVLERLSSMKGNLLDMTKDDNGNTYLEFVIPSRSIMGFHNEFLTMTKGTGTMNHNFYKFDEYAFDISPRKNGVMISMENGEANSYGLYNLQDRGSLFVSPQDEVYEGMIIGIHSKPGDITVNPCKKKQLTNMRSKASDEMITLTPPIRLSIEYALEFIEDDELVEFTPKSIRLRKKILTENDRKKESRGLLKA; encoded by the coding sequence TTGAATTTTCAAGAAAAAATTAGAAATATAGCCGTAGTTGCCCACGTCGATCACGGTAAAACGACTCTTATCGACAAAATGTTAAAGGAAAGTATAAGCAAAAGAGACTTCGAGGCTCTTTCCGAAAGGGCGATGGACAGCGACGAATTAGAAAAAGAAAGAGGAATAACTATTTTATCGAAATGCACCGGCATTAAATATAAAGATTACAGAATAAACATAGTAGATACTCCCGGCCACGGAGATTTCGGCAGTGAAGTAGAAAGAGTGCTTGCAATGGTGGACGGAGTTCTGCTTTTAGTAGACGCTTTCGACGGACCTATGCCGCAGACCAGATTTATTCTTAAAAAATGCTTTGAATACAACCTTCACGTACTTCTTGTCATTAATAAAATAGACAGACCCGGAGCGAGACCGGAAGAAGTACTGGAAATGGTTTACGATCTTTTTTTGGAACTCGGCGGGGAAAACGTAAATTTAGATTTTCCGGTAATTTATGCTTCCGCAAAAGAAGGTTACGCTATTAAAGATTTAAAAGTTCAAGGAGAGGAAAGGTTTAAAGACAAGCTTAATCCACTTTTCGATGCAATAATAGATTTTATACCTCATCCGCCCATACTTAATAAACCGGAACTTGAATTTTTAGTCACGAGCATAGGCCACGACGATTTTCTCGGAGCTACGGCTATCGGCATAGTTAAGGCCGGAAAACTTAAAGTAAACGATTCGGTTTATCTTTATAATGCCAAGGATGAATTGATAAAAACAAAACCTAACAAGATTTTTCTTTTCGACGGATTAAAAAGAACGGAAACCGATGAAATTAACGAGGGCGACATTGCTTTAGTAGCAGGTTTGACCGGCGTAAATGCCGGAGATTATATAGTTAACGACAAACCGATAGCGCCTTTGCAGAGAATAAAAATAGACGAACCTGTAATACTCGTTAACTTCATAGTAAACAAAAGCCCTTTTTGCGGAAAAGAGGGAAAATTGGTAACTACGAGGCAGTTAAGGGAAAGGCTGTTTAAGGAAGTCTCTAACAACGTCGGATTAAAAGTCGTCGAAACAGGAGACGAAACGGTATTCGACGTTTACGGCAGAGGTCTTCTTCATCTTTCTATTTTAATCGAAAAAATGAGAAGAGAAGGTTTTGAGTTTGCCGTTTCTAAACCTAAAGGCGTAATAAAAGAGATAGACGGAAAGAAAATGGAGCCGTACGAGCTTTTGTATATCACGGTAAAAGACGAATTTACCGGCGGAGTGCTCGAAAGGCTTTCATCCATGAAAGGCAATCTTCTCGATATGACTAAGGACGATAACGGCAATACCTACCTTGAGTTTGTAATACCTTCAAGAAGCATAATGGGATTTCATAATGAATTTCTCACTATGACTAAAGGTACCGGCACGATGAACCATAATTTTTATAAGTTCGACGAATATGCTTTCGATATTTCCCCCAGGAAAAACGGAGTAATGATTTCCATGGAAAACGGAGAAGCCAACTCTTACGGTTTATATAATCTACAGGACAGAGGAAGCCTTTTCGTTTCTCCGCAGGACGAAGTTTATGAAGGGATGATAATAGGAATACATTCCAAGCCCGGAGATATAACGGTAAATCCCTGCAAGAAAAAACAGCTTACAAATATGAGGTCGAAGGCATCCGACGAAATGATAACGCTTACTCCGCCTATAAGGCTGTCGATAGAATATGCCTTAGAATTCATAGAAGACGACGAACTTGTAGAGTTTACGCCTAAATCTATACGCCTTAGAAAAAAAATATTAACGGAGAACGACAGAAAAAAAGAATCCAGAGGACTTCTTAAGGCTTGA